Proteins found in one Neodiprion lecontei isolate iyNeoLeco1 chromosome 6, iyNeoLeco1.1, whole genome shotgun sequence genomic segment:
- the LOC107222644 gene encoding alpha-N-acetylgalactosaminidase isoform X1 codes for MVQTVWIWCAVVLIAKFTAGLENGLVRTPPMGWLSWERFRCNTDCKNDPDNCIRDGLFRTMTDIVIAEGYAAVGYQYINIDDCWLERERGFDGQLKPDRQRFPYGIKNLADYVHSKGLKFGIYEDYGNYTCGGYPGILGHLEEDAALIASWDVDYIKLDGCYAHPSDMDKGYSEFGYYLNRTGRPMVYSCSWPVYQTFAGMKPNFSLISDTCNLWRNFGDIQDSWASIESIMDYFGDNQDDIAPNAGPGHWNDPDMLIVGNFGLSYEQSKTQMALWAILAAPLFMSVDLRTIRPEYKAILQNKKIIAVDQDPLGIQGRRIYKHKGIEIWARPISPTYQNYYSYAIAFINRRTDGTPSDVSVTLKELGLAYPAGYRVEDLYEDVDYGTLTPQTKIKVKVNPSGVVILRADVDLEAVYAQNNYTPFPVLNQVFKVNQNTFK; via the exons ATGGTGCAGACGGTTTGGATATGGTGCGCAGTGGTTTTAATAGCAAAATTTACGGCTGGACTTGAAAATGGCCTCGTCCGAACCCCACCTATGGGCTGGCTGTCCTGGGAAAGGTTCAGATGCAATACAGACTGCAAAAATGATCCCGACAATTGCATCAG AGATGGCCTTTTCCGCACAATGACAGATATTGTTATAGCAGAAGGGTACGCGGCAGTTGGATATCAGTATATCAATATCGATGATTGTTGGCTCGAAAGGGAGAGAGGCTTTGATGGTCAGCTTAAGCCTGATAGACAACGTTTTCCTTATGGCATCAAGAATCTGGCTGATTAT gtACATTCCAAGGGATTGAAATTTGGCATTTATGAAGATTATGGTAATTACACCTGTGGTGGTTATCCAGGTATTTTGGGTCATTTAGAAGAAGATGCTGCACTCATTGCATCATGGGATGTTGATTACATAAAATTAGATGGTTGCTATGCCCATCCATCAGACATGGATAAAG GATATTCTGAATTTGGATACTACTTGAATCGAACAGGAAGACCTATGGTATACTCGTGTAGTTGGCCTGTTTATCAAACTTTTGCAGGCATGAAg CCAAACTTCAGTCTTATATCTGATACCTGTAATCTGTGGAGAAATTTCGGTGATATTCAAGATTCATGGGCGAGTATTGAGAGTATAATGGATTATTTTGGGGATAATCAAGATGATATTGCACCAAACGCCGGGCCTGGACACTGGAACGACCCAGATATGCTGATAGTCGGTAACTTTGGGCTTAGCTACGAACAAAGTAAAACGCAAATGGCCTTGTGGGCTATACTAGCAGCGCCGCTATTCATGTCAGTGGATCTTAGGACAATTAGACCAGAATACAAAGcaattttacaaaacaaaaaaataatagccGTCGATCAAGATCCCTTGGGAATTCAGGGCCGAAGAATTTACAAG CACAAGGGCATCGAAATCTGGGCAAGGCCTATTAGTCCAACTTACCAGAACTACTATTCCTATGCTATTGCATTCATTAATCGCCGAACTGATGGTACCCCATCAGACGTCTCTGTAACATTGAAGGAACTTGGACTAGCGTATCCCGCAGGCTACAGAGTAGAG GACTTGTACGAGGATGTTGATTATGGAACACTAACACCACAAACAAAGATTAAGGTTAAAGTGAACCCTTCGGGAGTTGTGATCCTACGTGCTGATGTAGATTTGGAAGCTGTGTACGCCCAAAATAATTACACCCCCTTTCCGGTTCTGAACCAAGTTTTCAAAGTCAATCAAAATACCTTCAAATGA
- the LOC107222644 gene encoding alpha-N-acetylgalactosaminidase isoform X2, which yields MVGIAGVIRLRSQLLCSQAVSLGLVNSNIINERMVQTVWIWCAVVLIAKFTAGLENGLVRTPPMGWLSWERFRCNTDCKNDPDNCIRDGLFRTMTDIVIAEGYAAVGYQYINIDDCWLERERGFDGQLKPDRQRFPYGIKNLADYVHSKGLKFGIYEDYGNYTCGGYPGILGHLEEDAALIASWDVDYIKLDGCYAHPSDMDKGYSEFGYYLNRTGRPMVYSCSWPVYQTFAGMKPNFSLISDTCNLWRNFGDIQDSWASIESIMDYFGDNQDDIAPNAGPGHWNDPDMLIVGNFGLSYEQSKTQMALWAILAAPLFMSVDLRTIRPEYKAILQNKKIIAVDQDPLGIQGRRIYKHKGIEIWARPISPTYQNYYSYAIAFINRRTDGTPSDVSVTLKELGLAYPAGYRVEDLYEDVDYGTLTPQTKIKVKVNPSGVVILRADVDLEAVYAQNNYTPFPVLNQVFKVNQNTFK from the exons GATGGTGCAGACGGTTTGGATATGGTGCGCAGTGGTTTTAATAGCAAAATTTACGGCTGGACTTGAAAATGGCCTCGTCCGAACCCCACCTATGGGCTGGCTGTCCTGGGAAAGGTTCAGATGCAATACAGACTGCAAAAATGATCCCGACAATTGCATCAG AGATGGCCTTTTCCGCACAATGACAGATATTGTTATAGCAGAAGGGTACGCGGCAGTTGGATATCAGTATATCAATATCGATGATTGTTGGCTCGAAAGGGAGAGAGGCTTTGATGGTCAGCTTAAGCCTGATAGACAACGTTTTCCTTATGGCATCAAGAATCTGGCTGATTAT gtACATTCCAAGGGATTGAAATTTGGCATTTATGAAGATTATGGTAATTACACCTGTGGTGGTTATCCAGGTATTTTGGGTCATTTAGAAGAAGATGCTGCACTCATTGCATCATGGGATGTTGATTACATAAAATTAGATGGTTGCTATGCCCATCCATCAGACATGGATAAAG GATATTCTGAATTTGGATACTACTTGAATCGAACAGGAAGACCTATGGTATACTCGTGTAGTTGGCCTGTTTATCAAACTTTTGCAGGCATGAAg CCAAACTTCAGTCTTATATCTGATACCTGTAATCTGTGGAGAAATTTCGGTGATATTCAAGATTCATGGGCGAGTATTGAGAGTATAATGGATTATTTTGGGGATAATCAAGATGATATTGCACCAAACGCCGGGCCTGGACACTGGAACGACCCAGATATGCTGATAGTCGGTAACTTTGGGCTTAGCTACGAACAAAGTAAAACGCAAATGGCCTTGTGGGCTATACTAGCAGCGCCGCTATTCATGTCAGTGGATCTTAGGACAATTAGACCAGAATACAAAGcaattttacaaaacaaaaaaataatagccGTCGATCAAGATCCCTTGGGAATTCAGGGCCGAAGAATTTACAAG CACAAGGGCATCGAAATCTGGGCAAGGCCTATTAGTCCAACTTACCAGAACTACTATTCCTATGCTATTGCATTCATTAATCGCCGAACTGATGGTACCCCATCAGACGTCTCTGTAACATTGAAGGAACTTGGACTAGCGTATCCCGCAGGCTACAGAGTAGAG GACTTGTACGAGGATGTTGATTATGGAACACTAACACCACAAACAAAGATTAAGGTTAAAGTGAACCCTTCGGGAGTTGTGATCCTACGTGCTGATGTAGATTTGGAAGCTGTGTACGCCCAAAATAATTACACCCCCTTTCCGGTTCTGAACCAAGTTTTCAAAGTCAATCAAAATACCTTCAAATGA